One segment of Candidatus Rokuibacteriota bacterium DNA contains the following:
- a CDS encoding MMPL family transporter: MIAISRTGRLLRRLVRLSCRRPLLTTLLSLILAVAGVTYTLHALSFKTSGRDLLPKDAGYVVRYNQYAREFGELEDIVIVIEARTFEAAKDYAARLVQELRASPLKFPRVAYRVDPKRFEGRHLLYLPERQLKEIRDRIFDHQEFMESFAGDPSLARLIEGANAAMASAFVSNLFDLGIGQGSGEDTRFLRLVLDQIAGRLEHPTPYRSPWGTLFSLSERPADAGYFLSDDKSLLFVLVETPESEKGSFMSDRRAIEIIRSVIADLKPAFPTVQAGVTGGPALSNDEMTAAFHDSSVATVLAFGLMLLVILLAFWRAGKPLLMLAVLAVTLAWSMGIITLTVGHLTIFSVMFISIVIGIGIDYGIYFLFRYEEEIFLGRNLKEAIELTAARAGPGMLIGALTAGGTFYVLMLTDFRGIQELGFIAGTAILMAWLGMMTLFPALVVVVDRRHADRPRNQAPRAHALERMHVPVLDRLTRYPKAVLTIAGVATAASLWALPYVGFDYNLLNLQPKGTESVIWEKRILANTGRSGFNGLASATTLEELRRKQEAFENLPSVSEVDSVLRVIPDNQKEKIAIVRTFAPIVAPVRVGRSSPVDLDRLTRALGELKRRLDIFAAEAGDKLPDDLKQLRTRTMALITALQSTSREVSEPALTHLQSQLYGDFITNFFDLQRNLNPRQIGLADVPDELRRKFIGKRGDFLLQIHPKVDIWEREGARQFVRELRSVDPDVTGAPIITYEAIGYMERAYFQGTAYAFILVGLLSALLIRRVKETLLALLPLVLALLWTIGLMRVFHLQFTMANVWGLPLIVGASAEFGLNVIVRYLEGRDHGGPLIARSTIMAVALNGVTTMVGFGSLMIARHQGIFGLGLLLTIGAFCALLASLVVLPVILRLIARPAAATAAPVVARSSAA, translated from the coding sequence ATGATCGCCATCTCGAGAACGGGACGTCTGCTACGCCGCCTGGTCCGGCTCTCCTGCCGCCGGCCGCTCCTTACGACGCTCCTCTCGCTCATCCTGGCCGTCGCCGGCGTCACCTACACGCTCCACGCGCTCAGCTTCAAGACCTCCGGCCGGGACCTCCTGCCCAAGGACGCCGGCTACGTCGTGCGCTACAACCAGTACGCGCGGGAGTTCGGCGAGCTCGAGGACATCGTCATCGTCATCGAGGCGCGCACCTTCGAAGCGGCCAAGGACTACGCCGCGCGCCTCGTCCAGGAGCTTCGCGCGTCACCGCTCAAGTTCCCGCGAGTGGCGTACCGCGTGGATCCGAAGCGCTTCGAAGGCCGCCATCTCCTCTATCTCCCGGAGAGGCAGCTCAAGGAGATCCGCGACAGGATCTTCGACCACCAGGAGTTCATGGAGAGCTTCGCCGGCGACCCAAGCCTGGCGCGGCTGATCGAGGGCGCCAACGCGGCAATGGCCTCGGCCTTCGTCTCGAACCTGTTCGACCTCGGGATCGGCCAGGGCAGCGGGGAGGACACGCGCTTCCTGCGCCTGGTGCTCGATCAGATCGCCGGGCGTCTCGAGCACCCGACGCCCTACCGCTCGCCGTGGGGCACGCTCTTCTCCCTGAGCGAGCGCCCCGCCGACGCGGGCTATTTCCTCTCGGACGACAAGAGCCTGCTGTTCGTGCTCGTGGAAACGCCGGAGAGCGAGAAGGGCAGCTTCATGAGCGACCGCCGGGCCATCGAGATCATCCGCAGCGTCATCGCGGACCTCAAGCCGGCGTTCCCCACCGTGCAGGCTGGAGTGACCGGCGGCCCGGCCCTGTCCAACGACGAGATGACGGCGGCCTTCCACGACAGCAGCGTCGCGACCGTGCTCGCCTTCGGGCTGATGCTCCTCGTGATACTGCTGGCCTTCTGGCGGGCCGGCAAGCCCCTCCTGATGCTGGCTGTGCTGGCGGTGACGCTCGCCTGGTCCATGGGGATCATCACGCTGACGGTCGGGCACCTGACCATCTTCTCGGTCATGTTCATCTCCATCGTCATCGGCATCGGGATCGACTACGGCATCTACTTCCTGTTCCGCTACGAGGAGGAGATCTTCCTCGGGCGCAACCTCAAGGAGGCGATCGAGCTGACCGCCGCGCGGGCGGGGCCCGGCATGCTCATCGGCGCGCTGACGGCCGGTGGCACCTTCTACGTCCTCATGCTGACCGATTTCCGCGGCATCCAGGAGCTGGGCTTCATCGCCGGCACCGCCATCCTGATGGCGTGGCTCGGCATGATGACGCTGTTCCCGGCGCTCGTGGTCGTGGTGGACCGCCGCCACGCCGACCGGCCCCGCAACCAGGCGCCGCGGGCGCACGCGCTCGAGCGCATGCACGTTCCTGTGCTCGACCGCCTGACGCGCTACCCAAAGGCGGTGCTCACGATCGCCGGGGTCGCGACGGCCGCCTCGCTCTGGGCCCTTCCGTACGTCGGCTTCGACTACAACCTGCTGAACCTCCAGCCCAAGGGCACGGAGTCCGTGATCTGGGAGAAGCGCATCCTCGCCAACACCGGGCGCTCGGGCTTCAACGGCCTGGCCTCGGCCACGACTCTCGAGGAGCTCCGCCGGAAGCAGGAGGCCTTCGAGAACCTCCCGTCGGTGTCCGAGGTGGACTCGGTTCTTCGCGTCATCCCCGATAACCAGAAGGAGAAGATCGCGATCGTGCGGACCTTCGCGCCTATCGTCGCCCCGGTGCGCGTCGGCCGCTCGAGCCCGGTTGATCTCGACCGGCTGACGCGGGCGCTCGGCGAGCTCAAGCGACGGCTGGACATCTTCGCCGCGGAGGCGGGGGACAAGCTGCCGGATGACCTCAAGCAGTTACGGACCCGGACGATGGCCCTGATCACGGCGCTCCAGTCGACCAGCCGCGAGGTCTCGGAGCCCGCGCTGACCCACCTGCAGTCCCAGCTCTACGGCGACTTCATCACCAACTTCTTCGATCTGCAGCGCAACCTGAACCCTCGACAGATCGGTCTCGCGGACGTGCCCGACGAGCTCCGGCGCAAGTTCATCGGCAAGCGCGGCGACTTCCTGCTGCAGATCCACCCGAAGGTGGACATCTGGGAGCGCGAGGGCGCGCGGCAGTTCGTGCGCGAGCTCAGATCGGTGGACCCGGACGTGACGGGGGCGCCCATCATCACCTACGAGGCCATCGGCTACATGGAGCGGGCGTACTTCCAGGGCACCGCGTACGCGTTCATCCTCGTGGGGCTGCTCTCCGCGCTGTTGATCCGCCGGGTGAAGGAGACCCTGCTGGCGCTCCTCCCGCTGGTGCTGGCACTCCTCTGGACGATCGGCCTGATGCGTGTCTTCCACCTGCAGTTCACCATGGCCAATGTCTGGGGCCTGCCGCTCATCGTCGGCGCGTCAGCCGAGTTCGGGCTCAACGTGATCGTCCGCTACCTCGAGGGGCGCGACCACGGCGGTCCGCTGATCGCGCGCAGCACGATCATGGCGGTGGCGCTCAACGGTGTGACAACGATGGTCGGCTTCGGCAGCCTGATGATCGCCCGGCATCAGGGCATCTTCGGGCTGGGTCTCCTGCTGACGATCGGAGCCTTCTGTGCCCTGCTCGCCTCGCTGGTGGTCCTGCCGGTCATCCTTCGATTGATCGCCCGGCCCGCCGCGGCCACGGCGGCCCCTGTGGTCGCCCGCTCCTCCGCCGCTTAG